A window of Danio aesculapii chromosome 16, fDanAes4.1, whole genome shotgun sequence genomic DNA:
GTGTATACATGCAATATATTTGACAATTTTATATACCacgttttttaagtttttattagtGATATTTAGATCAAAAATCACTTGACACAATGAAAAAATCTCTTTACCGATATATTAATCAAATAATCTATGTATAattttgcatgtgtgtttatgtttcagtgtatatttagcattatgatgtatatatttgcacTAATGCATATATGCAtgtcatttagtttagtttttttaagtaattattttatgggtgaccaaaataatacatcttatttatatatttaatgatttaaaaatatacttttcatATTTACAAAAGCATACATTTTTGTTCTAATTGATGaacatgttttgtgtgtgtttaatgtcaGCATAACACCTCGGAAGTTTGATGTGGTACCTGTGTCGGAGACTGGAGGATCAGGGGTCACGACTTCTGACTTGAGTAATCTGACCCTGAGCCGGCGTGATACCAGGACATCGCTGACTTTCCGCAAAATACGGCATACTCCCTGCAACTGTGGTGAGTGAagtacttttatttattcatttattttaaagtaataatatatCACAATTGGGGAATAACCAACctatgtcacacatgacgtcacacaggtTAAACCGCGCATACCGGTTACAAAAAAGGACCAGTTGTAATAGCAAACGaatcgtgttgtgcggtaggatgccaaaatcgaagGTCCAAAAattgaaaacttaaattttaccatacaccacactgcttttaatgccaactgcaaaTGTCTTTGGCTAACGGCCATCAGAAGAACTGAATGGAGTGATTAAGAATGCTgcactctgcagttctcattttatatcaggtaagttcacgctatgctgaatcatacacattactcgtttttgattgcagcaatgatttcagcaaaaacagttaaatatgatgaataaaactgcagaaactgaatgctaagaatgaaatgtaaaaagtgtaagttcacataccctgccgtacaggtgcagttcgcggtcagaatgcagtagttttgcTTGTTGACGATTACCCAGGGTTGTATAGCTCTGTTTTCttttcttgtctttggctaggcagaacctctgtttttagcactacaaagttttgaatctggtgatcatggagcattatttcttgcacatgaccacacagaacaaaattgttggcatccaaagacttgtcggcctttaacttctctcttgtaaaaacacttggagtttcatgaaagttgtatatttcgggctggatgcttggccatttcgtcttatccaatatccattggaagggtgctatcgcaaatggacctgtctgACAAACGtcgctcactttaacattaattttgcagaataactgcttatcactgggtgacaagctgttataatacactgaaagattatgttaataatatatatCATAAGTAATCAATGAAGCTTATTTCTAATACAACAACTAACTCTATACCGCATCTGTCcttcccttgctgtaaatgctagcgctcccgtttttttctgcaacctcactgcgcgcgcatcctgaatgtttataAACCAGTAATTCGCCTATAAATACAAAACATGTCATTTTGGCAGTTGCTACTATAAAGTAGGTTTTGAGTTGTAAAATGTTGAGGATGCTTTTATAGTACAGTGACATCGTATATGTTAGAAGATTGAGTGAATTTaaatttctcagttcatgacctctttaaaaatgtttattcatcATTCTAGATATTAAATAGGCCTTTAGAgacttcaaaaacatttttaaatatctgatTTGTATTCTGAGCAGAATTGTATATAGTTATAATATTACACAATTTAATATttgtggtgtaacggatcacaaacctcacggtttggatcacattatggtGTTTTAGTCATGGATCAGACCATTTTCAGGTCAGTCAAAAAgaagaggagacaaatgtaatttactttccatttatcacaaaaacagtactgcaagaataTTTGGTTTAACAAacacaaaaatttaaaaatttggTTTAACAAACacaacctgtaattttaataaaattaaaaggaagaaataaccagctgaataaaaataaatagtaaaataatcagTACTGTGAATAAtttactgttactactactgtagCTGATAACTAattgtagaaatctaacattattatttgtacaACTTATacaatgtacaatatttatttttagtctcattttcaataaatgattcagtgattcactcataaaacttcatgtttcattgctagatgtgtcatttttgaagaattggctggttgttgccacctattggttaattaatgtaattgctgcctacaactttcatttttgagcgtcaaaaatacctttaaaaacctaagaaacccaccacatcccgaatatcCTACCACAACTTTGTCCATCATCATGATATTTTACAGGAAAACCTAAATGCTTTTATACATGTGATTTTATTGACACAAGAGGCATTCTGTAtgtgattgttacaaatttaggattaatctacaagtgaAAAAAAGTGTTGGCCTAATCCTCAAGTCctgtgtgttctgaactgtgagtTGTGATCTGTATGAAtcatggatcaaccgtgatccattGCGTCCCTATTTAATATACATAACTATGTATtatatacaaaattattagcccctactgtgaaatattttgaacatttttttttattttggcgggaaaaaaaaaagttacttggaGAAAAAGAactcacattttttatttttttattattgttttggctacaaaacaaaccacattcattaattttccttgggcttagtcccttatttatcatgggccaccacagtggaatgaaccggcaacttatccagcatatgttttacgctgcggatgccctttcagccgtaaCCCagaactaggaaacacccatacactcacattcacacacacactcatacacaatggccaatttagctaatccaattcacctaaagcgcatgtcttttggactgtgggggaaaccggagcacctggaggaaacccacgcaaactccacacagagaacatgtaaactccacacagaaatgccaactggcccagccgggtctcaaaccagcgaccatcttactgtgaggcaacagtgctaaccactgagccaccgtgctgcccctgaaACTTgctatgcatttgtttatttttgtaaacgtAAAACTGATTATTTTTCCTGTTGTATAGCTTATCCGTCTGTATGTGACAGCCAGCGGCCACCATCTCCCCCCGCTGTGCCTGTAGCTGAAGGAGATGCATGTCGTTTGGAGTCACAGTACGTTCATCAGGTTTATGAAGAGATTTCCTCCCACTTCAGCAACACACGACACTCGCCGTGGCCCCAGGTGCGAGACTTCCTGTTGTCTATTCCACCTGGTAGTTTTCTGGCAGATGTCGGATGCGGCAATGGCAAATACCTGGGGATCAATCCTGCAGTGAGGGCGGTAAGTAAAACACCACGGGACTCTTTATCAGGAAGTCTCTTAGTAAGGTGTCTCAGTAGTTTTGCATCTGTGCTTGTATTATGCCTTTTTGAATATTTTCTTTCATGTAGTGTGAAATGCTTCGTTTCCACTGATTGGTACTGTACAGtgcggtacaggtcacctttatcaggcttgtgtgtCCGCTGCCAAATGGTACCAATGGTGCCCTTTCGGTTGGTGGGGTGTTCGACAGAAAGTTgcagttgacgtcattctcgctcgaacttctcatatcatatgagaagcacttcttactaaACAAATGCTTTACTTCTGTATAAATGCTAAATACTAACCTTTTTATGAACAGGATCATATAACTGCAAATCAATGATAAtgtaaaatagcctactgtaatgtctgcgattttataaaataaataataaatgaaacccATCTCACTTATGACAGTAAACTttacagtctctgaaatgttaccaattacaaaaaaaatacatcaaggCTTTATTTGGGTTCATAAGCCATACGAAACATATacagtcagtacaaacctctcCTCTTTATTCCTCACTAGCACATTTAATGTTAGCatccttttaaaaagtaattctgtgattcccagttcataatagtccaaaaggtgatgataatagttaaacatggcagtttgttcatgttttatgttgctgaaagaatcatttgctcctttgtttttttgctcttcactctcgcatttgtctgtTTTCGAAACTATCGGATGTCAGAAGTACTTCAGTAgtcacgcgcacgttattatcatcagctaaaGTTCGTCAGTTCAAATATAGACACTCGGCAAGTGCATGCAAATCTCtggtgaaagtgaaaccactcacgcttttagacggccttgtaaacaacaagAGGACATACGGCGGgcttttcttcttggctttgtggctgttcatcaagacaacgacaaggtttgtttgagcttgcgtcgaccatggctcattattatatgtatgtattattatggtgtaatgtctcagtTGTATAATTAAAAATGCCGCTTCCTTTGTTTCCATTCTCCTGGCTTTTGCGTGCGCTAGTGATGTGCTAGTGATGttttaaaccaatagcattcagctgcacatctagctctgcctttttgtacccttttgttgtgttaGGTACCCTTTAGAAAGGGTACCCAGAAAGTAATATgatacggttcgctttttggtactttttgacagtggaaacggccataaaagcacaCTGACCTGTATTGTAACGTGTTGtagcactcagtggaaacgggccataacacACAGGCTTCCCACAGGTCATGGAAGTTCTGGAATATCATGGGATTTTAAAAGGTCgattccagacattgaaagtcagggaattttatttatttattgttttaaaagtcatggaatatcagggatttttgtttgttaagtttaatttttactttctgtttagttgaatttttaatttccataCCATTAACTTTGGTTTACATTTTTACCTATTGTAATGGTTGGTCTATTTTATTCCTTTGTTGCTTGTCAACCGGCAATCACCTAAAGTCAGCgtgaaacaaaaataacattgtgCTTTTTTCCCCCATCATGACAAAAATGTAGGGCAGTGTGCAATTTCATTCTTTAGGAACCAATTGGATTGTTGGGAGATGGGCATTGCTACCAAAATGGGGGGGAGATTTGCCCAATGATGACTAGAAATATAAGCTAAATTTCACAGATAGAATCGTATCATGTTCATTTAACCCACTGCCACTTGAAAAGGCAGAGCATGAGACACgccctgatagccccgccctaaaggcaaACCATGTGACCAGAggtgaagaaaagtcattttgagGGAGGAAGGGAAAGTAATGgtgtttgattaaagattattaaagagtacaatttttttttttaaataaagtgcaCAGATAAATTTTTTAGAACAAGCACTACTACATGAAAAAAGAAGCGtagattttgatttcatgctAACTTTAAGTCAAAGGTAGTCACTGGGCAGCACCTGTTAACATACTACATTGTTTTGTGTCTGCTCGGTGCTCATCACAACAGCTgctccttttatttttttattattcacctTATTTTGCAATGTGGAAGTTggctcttttattttttttctttctttcttttttattgcaataacaggcaattacaataaaaatacagaAGAATAAGTATAATACAAACAATGCATATATTACTTTTTGCACAAAAAAGGACAGATTTTTAAAGAAGTATTACAGTGGTATGGCAAAGAGAAAGATAGTgagaaagaaaaaagataaataaaatatttaaaaaaaggagagAGCGGGCACATGAAAAATAACACCAATTAATGCAGAATAATAAGTAAATCATGATTTAGAAGTTTTAATTGCTTTCTTGTTATGAGACTCTGAAATGGTATTCAAGTACAGATCCAGTTCTCATTTAAACTTTCCAATAAATAACATTAGGTTAATACAAAAACTTGAATTAAGGAATTGTTTTTCCCCAAAATAACATGTCTATAGCTTAAAGGAAGTTGGCTCTTTTCTGCCAATATGTTTGGACTTGATTTTTTTGATACAATGggtaaatgactaggaataacaaaTGCTTCAAAACAGCGCTTTTATAGCAACACAATACAAGTCATATGTTAAgaaaataccagtttgcaacatcaaacaGCATAACAAGTTGACGTCAAGTTGTTTTATACGGCTAAAAATTAATCGAAGTGACTTCGGCTtactctctatttcagaggtcgccacagcggaatgaaccaccaactattgctgtgcatgcccttccagccacaacccaatattgggaaacacccaagcaagcacacacacacacacacacacacacacacacttatacactacagatcgtttagttaattcaattcacctatagcgcatgtctttggactgagggggaaactggagcatgcggaggaaatccatgtgaacacggggagaacatgcaaactctacacagaaatgccaactgatccagctgggactcgaaccaatgaccttcttgctgtggggtggcagtgctaaccactgaaccaccaagcCACACCACTCTTACGTAAAAAACTGTTtgtggaaattcagctttttgaAGGAATTCAACATTTGGAATCCTGAATGTTTGTAAATCCAAAAGGACTGCAAAGTTACGATGATTAAAATGGATGGTAATGGTCTcccaaaaaatataattaatgctaATTTACCTCAGATGAGTTGTCAGTAATTGCTGTCTTATGTTCTGCATAAAGCTGCACATTTTCATAATGCCAGGCTACAGATTCATTGGATGCTTGTGAGCTTCTGCTTTGATTCTCAAACACTGGTTGCTGCTAAAGAAGAACAGAAATTCAGATATTGTAATGGAGTCCCTGACATATGCTGTAAGCAGagaaccaatcacaacagactgggtcaaaTCTAACCAATAAGAGTAGAGTAAGCTCTCAAAAGAGTcggttttaaagagcccatattatacatgaaatagggtcatatttaggttgtaagggtctccaacaacagtctaatatgcatgcaaggtcagaaaacactttgatggtcttataacctgcatttatttttacctaattatcccaacgactcccatatgaatcgttcagcgattcatgtgttcccaaccccctcctcagcgcgaagctaatctgcgctgattggaccgatgacagcctgctgcgattggtcgacagtgacaggcttcagcacgagacagagtgaaatgcccagctggtaatcaactatataaaagtagtcacagtgcacacgcgcttcatagtgtaaggcttttttcacacacacacacaaccctcctcagaagaactggggagatcgacgcgagtctctctctctgtctctctctctctccctctccctctccctctctctcacacacacacaacgctcctcagaagaactagggaaagcgacgcgagtctctctctctctctctctctctctctctctctctctctctctcacacacacacacacacacacaacgctcctcagaaaaactagggaaagcgacgtgagtctctctctctctctctcacacacacacacaacgctcctcagaagaactagggaaagcgacgcgagtctctctctctctctctctctctctctctcacacacacacacaacgctcctcagaagaactagggaaagcgacgcgagtctctctctctctctctctctctctctctctctctcacacacacacacacacacacaacgctcctcagaaaactagggaaagcgacgtgagtctctctctctctctctcacacacacacacaacgctcctcagaagaactagggaaagcgacgcgagtctctctctctctctctctctctctctcacacacacacacacacacacacacacacacacacacacacacacaacgctcctcagaagaactagggaaagtgacacaagtctcctgtctcctagcttacgatcgatcgccatagcaacgacaaacggcagtggaacgcgagctcacaaaagcctttaacgttaaatccgtaaacaaagcggcacgcgtcgcgtttttaacgtggcttacatgtgataagagaatataaagagtaaccgcgtgtactgtaccaggttaacaactcatctttgggtagagactgtcaatattatccatctgagcacagcgtgacttcattggaccggcggcgtctgtgtgtgtgtgtctagtgttttttctgtgttagtgggcggggccgcaggtttcaaatctccctggtttgcgcgcgtaactactggcgaggcttgtgtttcgtggctgcgtcatcgcgaaacacctaatgactcgttatcaaggcgactcgtttgaagcactatgagtcgactcttttataggtgaatcaatagttttaaacactgtacacttacagatttaagccttagctggatatttcacttcacttagagctgtgttacacactacatggaagggcattttcaaaaacccataatatgggctctttaaagagaaaataaagagaatttttatttttaccttggATACTTTGTAAACCTATTGTAGGAAGGATCTTCAGAATAGCATAATGGGACACTCGAACCCTCAATAAGCAGTCTGATGTCTTATGTCTGTCTGCAGGTGGGCTGTGACCGCAGTGTTAATCTGGTTCAGATCTGCATTGAGCGAGGGTACGAGGCGTTTGTGTCCGATGCGCTGTCTGTCCCCCTGCGCAGCGGCAGCTGTGATGCCTGCATCTCCATTGCCGTCATCCATCATTTCGCCACCCAGGTTAGCATACAGCACTTGGAAATTCTGCGAAATACACAGTATAATCATActgtagacccttttcacatttctgggtttctaaGTAGCGGAAGTCTTCATGGTTGGGCAAACTTAGAGCGCGGTAAATGGGAgattacaacaaataatttttttacaatcttactTGCTGAAATAATAGATGATAAACATGACTGTGGTGTGATCAAGacattcagaaaaaggaaaaaaataatctGGGACCAACGTCAAATGTACTGTCCTGCTCTTACACAATGCTTTCCAAATGCCTCACATAAGCgataattcgtttttttttttttttttttgtaatttgatgcaaatatCTTATAATGCATACGTAAATACACATAAATGTGcatatgctgttgtttttttttatctaaatattaaaaacttaaaagaaTTTAGGATGCTGATTTACAGTAACGCGACATAACAAAGATCCATTAACCCCCACAGTGTCTACTTTCCAGTTACTCTGTGGCATTACTCAGGCCGGTTTTGACTAGTGATGGCTACTTTACGATTTTTTGGTTTCGAATCAGTGGTTCAGAGCACATATCAAATGGTGGCGTGACTTCACTAAACGGGGCTTTGTTGCATCATTATggtttcaaaactttttaaaaattgaattGTTCTCCACTTGCAGGCAATctgtatattacaataaaatcCACATGAAACATCGCCCCCAGTGGCAAATCAATATACTttacctgatctcagatcagttttacAAGTTTGTCAACATTTTACTGAGACGTTTGTAAAATGAAAAGGaataatagtttataatttaCAATTTTTGCACAATTGAACAAACAATATACAAGccttaaaaatgcacaaaaaaacgcATATTATGCAGACACTTTATATTTACTGATATCAGATGATAAGCTGAGTGCATTTAAAGATTAGGctttacatttaaagtttgcgatatgtttgtaaattcaaatgcATGTTTTGCCTGAGTTTTTATTCCATTTACACTGTTTTGACCATCATTTTGAAAAGCTTTTGTTTTAAAAGCTTTGTCCTCCTGGTcaagccaagactcgaaccagctgcGAGGCAATCATGTTAACCACttggccaccgtgccacctaaaaGAAGCAAAAAATTCTGCTTTATCATAggatcaaataaaatgtaaaacatgttaaagtaaaacaGGGTCATTTGAATTTTATTCATGTATAACATtactgtttttgctgtatttttgagCAAATGATTgcaaattttctttaaaaacacacacaaaaaatgtccaACCCCAAAAATTGTATTAGTGTTTGTTAAACTgttaaactttaaactttaaactataaattttaatatattttactttaatgtttTTGGTAGTTTTTCTGATGTTTAGGAGTGTTAGTATCTATCTACTGGTGCATTCTGTTTACCTGAATATGACCATAAGGTTTAAAATGAGGCAGTCTCttaaattatttgtaataaatactaCTTCCTTTTCATTTTTTAGTACACGAGGcttttaataacataaataacatttcaaaattcATAATATCTGCATTAGGAAACAGGAAAAAAGATGCTTGGACAAAATCATCTGAGTTTAAACTGGAATGGTAAAATACATTAGTGATGaattatgtgtaaatatatacatgACGCTGAACAAACTTGCATGTGTTGTTAGGAGAGAAGACGAGCTGCTATCAGAGAGCTGATCCGGTTAATAAAGGTAGGAGGAAGAGCTCTAATCTACGTTTGGGCCATGGAGCAagaatacaacaaacaaaaatctaaatatctgaAAGAAAAAGCATCTGGAACTAGCAGGGATGATGGCGAGGAGCTTAAAACTGAAGAAAATAAGGCAAACCAACAGGAGGAACACGATAGAAAAATGACTTCAGACATTCAGTGCACAGGTTTTAGTAATGTGACGCAACCGAAAATACATGTCCACACTAATCGAACAGCTTTCCTGTCCCAGGACCTCCTGGTGCCGTGgcatttaaaaagtattatgGAGAATAAGAAGGGAGCAACGAGTGACAATGCAGATGTCCCTGTGGAAAACGCAACTCAGAAGCCTGTATTTCACCGCTATTATCATGTCTTCCAGCAGGGAGAGCTGGAGGAGCTGTGTTTGGGGGTAAAAGGAGTAAAAGTGCTCAGGAGTTACCATGATCAGGGTAACTGGTGTGTGGAACTGGAAAAGACGCATGGTATCTTTTCAAATATTGCACCGGGAAAATGAAAAGTtctattttctttaataaatgacaggctaaaatgtacattttaatattaatttgaaatgttttaatgcaCGCAATGATGGCTAATAAATGACAACAGCAGAATAATGACAATGTTGAGCGTTTTTATAAAACAGTGCAACATGTACAAAACCTACTTTATTGCTCTTCAAATAATTTAGTAAGGTCTGCAATACATTAATTGATGTGACTTCTTACAGTTATACACTTTTTCTTGCAGTTGTAAATTTGTCTTACTGTTCTGACTTTTTAACCCCTTCGGATCCAGtgtccattacaatggacatcacatCAGCCCATGTTTTTTGTGGTTCCTGAACATTTCATCTAATctaaagcctgcagtccatgagagtggacgattgtcaccaatcaaatggcagtaagGCTCGGCATGTtgtaaattgaataaatacacaacactacctgacaaacactcgactatccaggttttaggaacaacaaataataacttgacttctagttgatcatttggtatcatcaatggcttatatgaaaggcaaagggctCTAGATCAGTGtatcccaaccctgttcctggaggcacaccaacagtacgtaTTTTGGaagtctcccttatctgacccattcgtttCAGGTTTCCGAGTCTCTTCTAATtatctgatgatttgattcaggtgtgtttgaataggaagaggttgaaaatgtgtactgtttgtgtgccttcaggaacagggttgggaaaaactGCTCTAGATgatacttattttaccaaaataaaatatgatcatgccttgatttttaattatttaattaggacagtaaggtctgactttgcttagacaaaagtcttgtcacttaacagaaataatgttcagtatagaatataaagtcatggtgcagtggaaaaagaattaatattgtgtatgactcccatgagcttggaggactgcatccacacatctctgcaatgactcaaataactaattaataaagtcatctgtaatggcaaagaaagcgttcttgcaggactcccagagctc
This region includes:
- the alkbh8 gene encoding alkylated DNA repair protein alkB homolog 8 yields the protein MESSMDSSRNVRRTKEERKLLRRQIKASHTLLKHEDITTVSHPSKHLVVSNGGLGNGVTRESLLEVLKEGGTVESLLTPPSKPYAFVSYSSIEAGQNAYTLLNGRTLRCQDQTVTLYFSYVVKVDCDRSVSCALPPGLSVLEDFVSLEEELQLLKAVDWTPHTDDVTVQKALKHRRVKHYGYEFRYDNNNVDKDKPLPGGLPVECDALLQRCLAGGHISVLPDQLTVNQYQSGQGIPPHVDTHSPFEDTILSLSLGAKTVMDFKHPDGRSVAVVLPERSLLVMKGESRYLWTHGITPRKFDVVPVSETGGSGVTTSDLSNLTLSRRDTRTSLTFRKIRHTPCNCAYPSVCDSQRPPSPPAVPVAEGDACRLESQYVHQVYEEISSHFSNTRHSPWPQVRDFLLSIPPGSFLADVGCGNGKYLGINPAVRAVGCDRSVNLVQICIERGYEAFVSDALSVPLRSGSCDACISIAVIHHFATQERRRAAIRELIRLIKVGGRALIYVWAMEQEYNKQKSKYLKEKASGTSRDDGEELKTEENKANQQEEHDRKMTSDIQCTGFSNVTQPKIHVHTNRTAFLSQDLLVPWHLKSIMENKKGATSDNADVPVENATQKPVFHRYYHVFQQGELEELCLGVKGVKVLRSYHDQGNWCVELEKTHGIFSNIAPGK